The Xanthomonas sp. DAR 34887 genome has a segment encoding these proteins:
- a CDS encoding DUF1656 domain-containing protein encodes MTLPAEISIAGVYVPGLLVLAVALLFAAWAVDALAGRAGLYRYAWHPPLFRLALYVGVFAALGLLLLP; translated from the coding sequence ATGACGCTGCCCGCTGAAATCTCGATCGCCGGCGTCTACGTGCCCGGCCTGCTGGTGCTGGCGGTGGCGCTGCTGTTCGCCGCCTGGGCGGTGGATGCGCTCGCCGGCCGCGCCGGGCTGTACCGCTACGCCTGGCATCCGCCGCTGTTCCGTCTGGCCCTGTACGTCGGCGTGTTCGCCGCGCTCGGCCTGCTCCTCCTGCCGTGA
- a CDS encoding FUSC family protein, whose amino-acid sequence MSAPGTDVAATAPAAVTAPRLRAVLADALRGEGEAWLFVLRTLLSIYLAGWIALRLDLASPMTAMITVVVVMHRQTGMVFAKGFYRVLGTLIGSVAALAMVALFPQEPVLFVLVLAIWIGLCTGGALLYRNFKAYAFVLSGYTVALIALPAVNQPQNVFALVTARVTEVLLGLLVTGVVSDVVFPSRLRQTLRDTVRRAYDGFLDFVRDATGGQLSRASMEQAHLRFVRDAVQIEDLRSSVVFEDPEARVRSGRLRLLNQRFMAVSTSFQSLHHYINRLLRQAEGDVAEALIGLYRPLKAALSERGGRERTAETADRLAACRDALATRAAAVRETLPNARHEDFDVGVSLLQRFFGELHDYVAAEAALVAPQQWRTPQAGGDTAVFLRGNDYAAAALTALRSALLVAAMCWLWIQAGWISGATAVFQAVALSAILSSSANAPAAARSLFKGFVFGAALGAVCQLLVLPQMDGYILFIAGTLPFLLLTLYLASRPALFGFATGTNLAFISILAVQPTPNFNAVTTFNSVVPLLLGTLAVSVAFVFVPPVIGTRWHRQRLLEQLRRQTTLAARAPLPGLHLRLESVNRDLFQQIVAHTPPGSDELRELLGWALSVHETGRTLVELRGDAADGELPAALASEVDAAVQALAGLYLAPSPERHRLALQRIDAALTASRRDDAVPLRWKRTREHLHVLRGALLDADSVLAALAAGPAPAPTSPGAADDAAR is encoded by the coding sequence GTGAGCGCGCCCGGCACCGATGTCGCAGCCACCGCGCCCGCCGCAGTAACCGCGCCGCGGTTGCGCGCGGTGCTGGCCGATGCCCTGCGCGGCGAAGGCGAGGCGTGGCTATTCGTGCTGCGCACGCTGCTGTCGATCTACCTGGCCGGCTGGATCGCGCTGCGCCTGGACCTGGCTTCGCCGATGACCGCAATGATCACCGTGGTGGTGGTGATGCACCGGCAGACCGGCATGGTGTTCGCCAAGGGCTTCTACCGTGTGCTCGGCACGCTGATCGGCAGCGTCGCCGCGCTGGCGATGGTGGCGCTGTTCCCGCAGGAACCGGTGTTGTTCGTGCTGGTGCTGGCGATCTGGATCGGCCTGTGCACCGGCGGCGCGCTGCTGTACCGCAACTTCAAGGCGTACGCGTTCGTGCTGTCCGGCTATACGGTGGCGCTGATCGCGCTGCCGGCGGTGAACCAGCCGCAGAACGTGTTCGCCCTAGTCACCGCGCGGGTCACCGAGGTGTTGCTCGGCCTGCTGGTGACCGGCGTGGTCAGCGACGTGGTGTTTCCCAGCCGCCTGCGCCAGACCTTGCGCGATACCGTGCGCCGCGCCTACGACGGTTTCCTGGACTTCGTCCGCGATGCCACGGGCGGCCAGTTGTCGCGCGCGTCGATGGAACAGGCGCACCTGCGCTTCGTCCGCGACGCGGTGCAGATCGAGGACCTGCGCAGTTCGGTGGTGTTCGAGGATCCGGAGGCGCGCGTGCGCAGCGGCCGCCTGCGCCTGCTCAACCAGCGCTTCATGGCGGTGTCCACCAGCTTCCAGTCGCTGCACCACTACATCAACCGCCTGCTGCGCCAAGCCGAAGGCGATGTCGCCGAGGCGCTGATCGGCCTTTACCGGCCGCTGAAGGCGGCGCTCAGCGAACGCGGCGGCCGCGAGCGCACCGCCGAGACCGCGGACCGGTTGGCCGCATGCCGCGACGCGCTGGCGACGCGCGCTGCCGCGGTGCGCGAGACCTTGCCGAACGCGCGCCACGAGGATTTCGACGTCGGCGTATCGCTGCTGCAGCGCTTCTTCGGCGAGTTGCACGACTATGTCGCCGCCGAGGCCGCGCTGGTCGCCCCGCAGCAATGGCGCACGCCGCAGGCCGGCGGCGATACCGCCGTGTTCCTGCGCGGCAACGATTACGCGGCCGCCGCGCTGACCGCGCTGCGCAGCGCGTTGCTGGTGGCGGCGATGTGCTGGCTGTGGATCCAGGCCGGCTGGATCAGCGGCGCCACCGCGGTGTTCCAGGCGGTGGCGTTGAGCGCGATCCTGTCCTCCAGCGCCAACGCGCCGGCGGCGGCGCGCTCGCTGTTCAAGGGCTTCGTGTTCGGCGCCGCGCTGGGCGCGGTCTGCCAGTTGCTGGTGCTGCCGCAGATGGACGGCTACATCCTGTTCATCGCCGGCACCTTGCCGTTCCTGCTGCTGACCCTGTACCTGGCCTCCAGGCCGGCGTTGTTCGGCTTCGCCACCGGCACCAATCTGGCCTTCATCTCGATCCTGGCGGTGCAGCCGACGCCGAACTTCAATGCGGTCACCACGTTCAACAGCGTGGTGCCGCTGCTGCTGGGGACGCTGGCGGTGAGCGTGGCGTTCGTGTTCGTGCCGCCGGTGATCGGCACGCGCTGGCATCGCCAGCGCCTGCTGGAGCAGTTGCGCCGGCAGACCACGCTGGCCGCGCGCGCGCCGCTGCCCGGTCTGCACCTGCGCCTGGAGAGCGTCAACCGCGATCTGTTCCAGCAGATCGTCGCGCATACTCCGCCGGGCAGCGACGAGTTGCGCGAACTGCTGGGCTGGGCGCTGTCGGTCCACGAGACCGGGCGTACCCTGGTCGAGTTGCGCGGCGATGCCGCCGATGGCGAGTTGCCCGCCGCGCTGGCCAGCGAGGTGGACGCCGCGGTGCAGGCGCTGGCCGGGCTGTACCTGGCGCCGTCGCCCGAACGCCATCGGCTGGCCCTGCAGCGCATCGATGCGGCGCTGACGGCGAGCCGTCGCGACGACGCGGTACCGCTGCGCTGGAAGCGCACCCGCGAACATCTGCATGTACTGCGTGGCGCGCTGCTCGATGCCGATTCGGTGCTCGCCGCCCTCGCCGCCGGGCCTGCGCCCGCCCCGACCTCGCCAGGAGCCGCCGATGACGCTGCCCGCTGA
- a CDS encoding LEA type 2 family protein, translating into MRQRLRFGLLVLCTALLAACGDGMVRRVSDPAASLQQLTVNMDGSWKVELRLQNYSSIPMRYDRVRLDLGVGGEAAGTLQLAPAISIGPETADVVSVALRPSSAARIAVADALAGRRSLDYTLKGSIDATPEEKKQRTFEIDTRNMLTPAPGLDGVLR; encoded by the coding sequence ATGCGTCAGCGGCTTCGCTTCGGCTTGCTCGTGTTGTGCACTGCCCTGCTGGCCGCCTGCGGCGATGGCATGGTGCGGCGCGTGTCCGACCCCGCGGCCAGCCTGCAGCAGCTCACCGTCAACATGGACGGCAGCTGGAAGGTGGAGTTGCGCCTGCAGAACTACAGCAGCATCCCGATGCGTTACGACCGCGTCCGCCTGGACCTGGGCGTGGGCGGCGAAGCCGCCGGGACCCTGCAGCTCGCGCCGGCAATCTCGATCGGACCGGAAACCGCGGACGTGGTCAGCGTCGCGCTGCGCCCGAGTTCGGCCGCGCGCATCGCCGTCGCCGACGCCCTGGCCGGCCGCCGCAGCCTCGACTACACCCTCAAGGGCAGCATCGACGCCACCCCGGAAGAGAAGAAGCAGCGCACGTTCGAGATCGATACGCGCAACATGCTCACGCCCGCCCCCGGGCTGGACGGCGTCCTGCGCTAG
- a CDS encoding biotin/lipoyl-binding protein gives MKTPALIRFALTAAIVLIAALLAHALWRHYMLSPWTRDGRVRAEVVRIAPDVSGLVDAVAVADNQHVKRGEVLFSVDRRRFELALAQARADLAAAQAQARSAGASISAAAASQAASEAEFQMRRAQAERRARAASVISAEARSDAEATARSAQADVHRTAAVRGQASAAQAQALAAVAQAQAAVDLAELDLQRTQVRATADGYITNLDVRVGDYAQAGSARLALVRDDAMWVYGYFEETKLPRVHVGDRADIRLMSGGVMLRGKVEGIARGIADSDNPTSTSLLADVSPTFNWIRLAQRVPVRVRIDPASVPRGTILAAGMTATVTVHGEP, from the coding sequence ATGAAGACACCCGCCCTGATCCGTTTCGCCCTGACCGCCGCGATCGTGCTGATCGCCGCCCTGCTCGCGCACGCGCTGTGGCGGCATTACATGCTGTCGCCGTGGACCCGCGACGGCCGCGTGCGTGCCGAGGTGGTGCGCATCGCCCCGGACGTGTCCGGCCTGGTCGATGCGGTCGCGGTGGCCGACAACCAGCACGTCAAGCGCGGCGAGGTGCTGTTCAGCGTCGATCGCCGGCGTTTCGAGCTGGCCCTGGCGCAGGCGCGCGCCGACCTGGCCGCGGCGCAGGCACAGGCGCGCTCGGCCGGCGCCAGCATCTCCGCCGCGGCCGCCAGCCAGGCGGCCAGCGAGGCCGAATTCCAGATGCGCCGCGCGCAGGCCGAACGCCGCGCGCGCGCCGCGTCGGTGATCTCGGCCGAAGCCCGTTCCGATGCCGAGGCCACCGCGCGCTCGGCGCAGGCCGACGTGCACCGCACCGCCGCCGTGCGCGGCCAGGCCAGCGCCGCCCAGGCGCAGGCGCTGGCGGCGGTGGCGCAGGCGCAGGCCGCGGTCGACCTGGCCGAACTGGATCTGCAACGCACCCAGGTGCGCGCCACCGCCGACGGCTACATCACCAACCTGGACGTGCGCGTCGGCGACTACGCCCAGGCCGGCAGCGCGCGGTTGGCGCTGGTGCGCGACGACGCGATGTGGGTCTACGGCTATTTCGAGGAAACCAAGCTGCCGCGCGTGCACGTCGGCGATCGCGCCGATATCCGCCTGATGAGCGGCGGGGTGATGCTGCGCGGCAAGGTCGAAGGCATCGCCCGCGGCATCGCCGACAGCGACAACCCGACCAGCACGTCGCTGCTGGCCGACGTCAGCCCCACCTTCAACTGGATCCGCCTGGCGCAGCGGGTGCCGGTGCGGGTGCGCATCGATCCGGCCAGCGTGCCGCGCGGCACCATCCTGGCCGCCGGCATGACCGCCACGGTCACGGTGCATGGGGAGCCGTGA
- the dxs gene encoding 1-deoxy-D-xylulose-5-phosphate synthase: MIDPTRYPRLSRIQTPADLRRFDEAELPAIAEELRAFLIECVGKSGGHFGAGLGVIELTVALHYLYDTPVDQLVWDVGHQTYPHKILTGRRDRIHTVKQADGVAPFPKREESEYDTFGVGHSSTSISAALGMAIALQRAGDERKVVAVIGDGAMTAGMAYEALNHAGGMDPEPNLLVILNDNRMSISEAVGGVTKMLGRMSGSKTLNAIRESGKKILGDKKSNPTARFVRRWEEHWKGMFVPSTLFEEMGFHYTGPIDGHDLPALIGALKTLQTLKGPQLLHVITTKGKGYELAEGDQIGYHAVGPFDPSKGLVSKPGAKAPTYTDVFGDWICDMAAAEPALLAITPAMREGSGLVRFSKEYPQRYFDVAIAEQHAVTLAAGMATQGAKPVVAIYSTFLQRGYDQLVHDVAVQQLDVLFAIDRGGVVGPDGATHAGNLDLSFLRCVPHLVVMAPADEAECRQMLSTGLRHAGPAAVRYPRGTGPGVAPGTTLDTLPIGKAQVRATGATLALLAFGATVAAAEQVGRELGLSVVNMRFVKPLDRALLLELARSHDGFVTIEDNVVAGGAGSGVAELLNAEGVLRPVLHLGLPDAFQHHASREQLLAEAGIDAAGIRTAVLARWPQLATGANAARSAAG, translated from the coding sequence ATGATCGACCCCACCCGCTATCCGCGCCTCTCGCGCATCCAGACCCCCGCCGACCTGCGCCGCTTCGATGAAGCCGAGCTGCCGGCGATCGCGGAGGAACTGCGTGCCTTCCTGATCGAGTGCGTCGGCAAGAGCGGCGGCCATTTCGGCGCCGGGCTGGGCGTGATCGAACTCACCGTGGCCCTGCACTACCTGTACGACACCCCGGTCGACCAGCTGGTGTGGGACGTCGGCCACCAGACCTATCCGCACAAGATCCTCACCGGACGCCGCGACCGGATCCACACGGTCAAGCAGGCCGACGGCGTGGCGCCGTTCCCCAAGCGCGAGGAGAGCGAGTACGACACCTTCGGCGTCGGCCATTCCTCCACTTCGATCTCCGCGGCGCTGGGCATGGCCATCGCCCTGCAGCGCGCCGGCGACGAGCGCAAGGTGGTGGCGGTGATCGGCGACGGCGCGATGACCGCCGGCATGGCCTACGAGGCCCTGAACCACGCCGGCGGCATGGACCCGGAACCGAACCTGCTGGTGATCCTCAACGACAACCGCATGTCGATCTCCGAGGCGGTCGGCGGGGTCACCAAGATGCTCGGCCGGATGAGCGGCAGCAAGACCCTCAATGCGATCCGCGAGAGCGGCAAGAAGATCCTCGGCGACAAGAAGAGCAATCCTACCGCGCGTTTCGTGCGCCGCTGGGAAGAGCATTGGAAAGGCATGTTCGTGCCCTCCACGCTGTTCGAGGAGATGGGCTTCCACTACACCGGGCCGATCGACGGCCACGACCTGCCGGCGCTGATCGGCGCGCTGAAGACGCTGCAGACGCTGAAGGGTCCGCAGCTGCTGCACGTGATCACCACCAAGGGCAAGGGCTACGAACTGGCAGAGGGCGACCAGATCGGCTACCACGCGGTCGGCCCGTTCGATCCCAGCAAGGGCCTGGTGTCCAAGCCGGGCGCCAAGGCGCCGACCTATACCGACGTGTTCGGCGACTGGATCTGCGACATGGCCGCGGCCGAACCGGCGCTGCTGGCGATCACCCCGGCGATGCGCGAGGGTTCGGGCCTGGTGCGCTTCAGCAAGGAATACCCGCAGCGCTATTTCGACGTGGCGATCGCCGAGCAGCATGCGGTGACGCTGGCCGCCGGCATGGCCACGCAGGGCGCCAAGCCGGTGGTGGCGATCTACTCGACCTTCCTGCAGCGCGGCTACGATCAACTGGTGCACGACGTGGCGGTGCAGCAGCTCGACGTGCTGTTCGCGATCGATCGCGGCGGCGTGGTCGGCCCGGACGGCGCCACCCATGCCGGCAACCTGGACCTGAGCTTCCTGCGCTGCGTGCCGCATCTGGTGGTGATGGCCCCGGCCGACGAGGCCGAATGCCGGCAGATGCTCAGCACCGGCCTGCGCCATGCCGGCCCGGCCGCGGTGCGCTATCCGCGCGGCACCGGTCCCGGCGTGGCGCCCGGCACCACGCTGGACACGCTGCCGATCGGCAAGGCGCAGGTCCGCGCGACCGGCGCCACGCTGGCCCTGCTGGCGTTCGGCGCGACCGTGGCCGCGGCCGAACAGGTCGGGCGCGAGCTGGGCCTGAGCGTGGTCAACATGCGCTTCGTCAAACCGCTGGACCGCGCGCTGCTGCTCGAGCTTGCCCGCAGCCACGACGGCTTCGTGACCATCGAGGACAACGTGGTGGCCGGCGGCGCCGGGTCCGGCGTGGCCGAACTGCTCAATGCCGAAGGCGTGCTGCGCCCGGTGCTGCACCTGGGCCTGCCCGACGCGTTCCAGCACCACGCCAGCCGCGAGCAATTGCTGGCCGAAGCCGGTATCGACGCCGCCGGCATCCGCACGGCGGTCCTGGCGCGTTGGCCGCAACTGGCGACCGGCGCCAACGCAGCGCGTAGCGCTGCCGGCTGA
- a CDS encoding MarR family winged helix-turn-helix transcriptional regulator yields MSRFAATEQRLDVTAQKHPGFPRDAALVVRLIKLLHKLILDQGNDMLRAYGLNYSEYNVLMMIDASPDGTLNPSQLSDAASEKSANVTRLTSHLVDKGLIQRTPSAEDRRMLLLRLTAEGERLIAAFMPDVFAQLRGYTQHLQSAELAQLEALLKQLLRSVEGDA; encoded by the coding sequence ATGAGCCGCTTCGCCGCCACCGAGCAGCGCCTGGACGTCACCGCCCAGAAGCATCCGGGGTTTCCCCGTGACGCGGCCTTGGTGGTGCGCCTGATAAAGCTGTTGCACAAGCTGATCCTGGATCAGGGCAACGACATGCTGCGCGCATACGGCCTGAACTACTCCGAGTACAACGTGCTGATGATGATCGACGCCAGCCCGGACGGGACCTTGAACCCGTCGCAGCTGAGCGACGCGGCCAGCGAGAAGTCGGCCAACGTCACCCGCCTGACCAGCCATCTGGTCGACAAGGGCCTGATCCAGCGCACCCCCAGCGCCGAAGACCGGCGCATGTTGCTGCTGCGCCTGACCGCCGAGGGCGAACGCCTGATCGCCGCGTTCATGCCCGACGTGTTCGCGCAACTTCGCGGTTACACGCAGCATCTGCAAAGCGCCGAGCTGGCGCAGCTGGAAGCCTTGCTGAAGCAACTGCTGCGCAGCGTGGAAGGCGACGCGTGA
- a CDS encoding acyl-CoA dehydrogenase C-terminal domain-containing protein has protein sequence MSTYQAPLTDLRFALHDVLQVEALFARLGYAEATTDVVDAVLEEAARFTGSVLAPLNRVGDEHGCTLDAATGAVTTAPGFREAYRQFADGGWTGLTAATEFGGQGLPHTLGVPLNEMVNAANLAWGNFPLLSHGAVEALKQHGEAWQQEVFLKPLVDGRWTGTMCLTEPHCGTDLGLLKTRAEPNADGSWSVSGTKIFITAGEHDFTDNIVHLVLARLPDAPAGAKGISLLVVPKFKVARDGSVGARNAVRCGSLEHKMGIHGSATCVMNFDGAEGYLVGQPHKGLQAMFTMMNTARLGVGLQGIGLSERAYQNALRYARERLQSRSLTGAKLPDKPADPILVHPDVRRMLLTVKALTEGSRLLALHAATLIDVAHHAQDPAEREQADVLVSFLTPISKACQTEWGVENTYHALQCFGGHGYIHEHGMEQLARDARITTLYEGTTGIQALDLIGRKTASSQGAGLKLFLAQIEAFLAEHADNPAVAEFVGPLREKAGEWAALTKRILQRAAGNADELGAASYDYVFYSGYVVLAYWWARSVAAADASAQSDALKQSKRETARFYYAKLLPRTLTHAAVIEAGAEPLMAMADAHF, from the coding sequence ATGAGCACCTACCAAGCCCCGCTGACCGACCTGCGCTTCGCGTTGCACGACGTGCTGCAGGTGGAGGCGCTGTTCGCCCGCCTCGGCTACGCCGAGGCCACCACCGACGTGGTCGACGCCGTACTGGAAGAAGCCGCGCGCTTCACCGGCAGCGTGCTGGCGCCGCTGAACCGGGTCGGCGACGAGCACGGCTGCACGCTGGACGCGGCCACCGGCGCGGTCACCACCGCGCCCGGTTTCCGCGAGGCCTACCGGCAGTTCGCCGACGGCGGCTGGACCGGCCTGACCGCGGCCACCGAGTTCGGCGGCCAGGGCCTGCCGCACACGCTGGGCGTGCCGCTCAACGAAATGGTCAACGCCGCCAACCTGGCCTGGGGCAACTTCCCGCTGCTGTCGCACGGCGCGGTCGAGGCGCTCAAGCAGCACGGCGAAGCCTGGCAGCAGGAGGTGTTCCTGAAGCCGCTGGTGGATGGGCGCTGGACCGGCACCATGTGTCTGACCGAGCCGCACTGCGGCACCGACCTGGGCCTGCTCAAGACCCGCGCCGAACCCAATGCCGACGGCAGCTGGTCGGTCAGCGGCACCAAGATCTTCATCACCGCCGGCGAGCACGACTTCACCGACAACATCGTGCACCTGGTGCTGGCGCGGCTGCCGGATGCGCCGGCCGGGGCCAAGGGCATTTCGCTGCTGGTGGTGCCCAAGTTCAAGGTCGCCCGCGACGGCAGCGTCGGCGCGCGCAACGCGGTGCGCTGCGGCTCGCTGGAGCACAAGATGGGCATCCACGGCTCGGCGACCTGCGTGATGAACTTCGACGGCGCCGAAGGCTACTTGGTCGGCCAGCCGCACAAGGGCCTGCAGGCCATGTTTACGATGATGAACACGGCGCGGCTGGGCGTTGGCCTGCAAGGCATCGGCCTGTCCGAGCGTGCTTATCAGAATGCCTTGCGCTATGCGCGCGAGCGCCTGCAGTCGCGTTCGCTGACCGGCGCCAAGCTGCCGGACAAGCCGGCCGACCCGATCCTGGTGCACCCCGACGTGCGCCGCATGCTGCTGACGGTGAAGGCACTGACCGAAGGCAGCCGCCTGCTGGCGCTGCATGCCGCGACCCTGATCGATGTCGCCCACCATGCGCAGGACCCGGCCGAGCGCGAGCAGGCCGACGTGCTGGTCAGTTTCCTGACCCCGATCTCCAAGGCCTGCCAGACCGAATGGGGGGTGGAGAACACCTATCACGCGCTGCAGTGCTTCGGCGGCCACGGCTACATCCACGAACACGGCATGGAGCAACTGGCCCGCGACGCACGCATCACCACCCTGTACGAAGGCACCACCGGCATCCAGGCGCTGGACCTGATCGGGCGCAAGACCGCGTCCAGCCAGGGCGCGGGGCTGAAGCTGTTCCTGGCGCAGATCGAGGCCTTCCTCGCCGAGCACGCCGACAATCCGGCCGTGGCCGAGTTCGTCGGCCCGCTGCGCGAGAAGGCCGGCGAATGGGCGGCGCTGACCAAGCGCATCCTGCAGCGCGCCGCCGGCAACGCCGACGAACTGGGCGCGGCCAGCTACGACTACGTGTTCTATTCCGGCTACGTGGTGCTGGCCTACTGGTGGGCGCGCAGCGTCGCCGCCGCGGACGCATCGGCGCAGAGCGACGCGCTCAAGCAGTCCAAGCGCGAGACCGCACGCTTCTACTACGCCAAGCTGCTGCCGCGCACGCTGACCCACGCCGCGGTGATCGAGGCCGGTGCCGAACCGCTGATGGCGATGGCCGACGCGCACTTCTGA
- a CDS encoding HNH endonuclease, with product METDTTTLGLIDTGAFAASAGDASLPPPSAHAHLPSVRLLSLDAHGRVLDWINWQAAACLYARGAVAWTLGEPCMQIHGGMSRASGERSVLHLHPIIAARGHARSRALDPTPTLTNTALFARDAQLCLYCGQQFSRPQLTRDHVLPVSKGGRDTWENVVTACFHCNSRKGNRTPQQASMPLLAVPYRPSWIEHLILSNRNILADQMSFLKAQLPKRSKLSV from the coding sequence ATGGAGACAGACACAACAACGCTTGGTCTGATCGATACCGGAGCCTTCGCCGCTTCGGCCGGCGACGCGTCGCTGCCGCCACCTTCCGCTCACGCCCACCTGCCTTCGGTGCGACTGCTGTCGCTGGATGCGCATGGCCGGGTGCTGGACTGGATCAACTGGCAAGCGGCGGCCTGCCTGTATGCGCGCGGCGCGGTGGCCTGGACCCTGGGCGAGCCGTGCATGCAGATCCACGGCGGCATGTCGCGCGCCAGCGGCGAGCGCAGCGTGCTGCACCTGCATCCGATCATCGCCGCGCGCGGCCATGCGCGCTCGCGCGCGCTCGATCCCACGCCCACCTTGACCAATACCGCGCTGTTCGCCCGCGACGCGCAGCTGTGCCTGTACTGCGGCCAGCAGTTCAGCCGTCCGCAACTGACCCGCGACCACGTACTGCCGGTCTCCAAGGGCGGCCGCGACACCTGGGAGAACGTGGTCACCGCGTGTTTCCACTGCAATTCGCGCAAGGGCAACCGCACCCCACAGCAGGCGTCGATGCCGCTGCTGGCGGTCCCGTACCGGCCGAGCTGGATCGAGCACCTGATCCTGTCCAACCGCAACATCCTCGCCGATCAGATGTCGTTCCTGAAGGCGCAATTGCCCAAGCGTTCCAAGCTTTCGGTCTGA